In Streptomyces sp. Li-HN-5-11, the sequence GCAGGGCTCAGCGGTCGCGGTTGAAGCGGGTGGTGATCCACAGCAGGAGCAGCAGGATGGCGAGCGCGCTGCCTCCCGTGACCGCGGGGTTGAGACTCTCGTGCTTGCCGCCCTCGGCGAGGTTGACCAACTGGGCAGCGGTGCTGGGGAAGCTCATCTTCGGCAGAACCTATCCGGGTGTGGGCGGGATAAAGATGTCGGCCCATCGTATGCGGCCGCCTTCGCGCCGCTCACCCCGACTCCGGCGTTGGCCCCGTCGGGGCGGCGGCTGAGCCCGCGCGGGTATGGGCGGGCGTCGGCGCTCGGATAAGCGCCGGGCACGGGTGGCCGCCGCCGCGCCCCGGCCGCCCGTGACAGGCGCCGCGGGCGGCCGGGGCGCGGAAAGCCGCGCGGCCTCCGGGCCCGCACAGCCCGCCGGACGGCGCCGCGCACGGCCGGCCGGCAGACGGCACAGGGACCGGCTCCGTGCCGGAAGCGGAGCTGCGCCGGCGGTGCCGCGGCGCTCACGCCCCGCTCACCCGTGGGCGAGTGGGGAACCTTTCCGGTGGCTCAGTCGTCGTTCCGTTTGTATCCGCGCAGCAGGAACCAGCCGGTGAGCAGGCAGCCGAGGATCATCACGACCAGGACGACCCGGAGCAGATTGCCCGCTCCCTGGTGCTGGGCGGGCGCGTTCGCGGCCTCGGCGAGCCGGACGGCTGCGGGGTAGTGCTCCATCACGTGGACTCCTTCGCTGTACTGCCCGTCCACGGTATCTCCGCCTAGGCTGGGCCCTGCTTCGGGGGCACATTGGGCACACAGACGCACATGGGGGACCACATGTCCGACGACCGCCAAGGGCGCAATGGGCACGAGTACGACGGGCACGAGAAGCTGCCCAGCAGGCAGCGCAGGCGTTTTCCGGGGATCTCCTCGCGTGCGTACGAGCACCCCGCCGACCGCTCGGCCCTGGTGGCGCTGCGCAAGCTGAGCGGCTTCGACACGGTGTTCAAGGCGCTGAGCGGCCTGCTGCCCGAGCGCAGCCTGAGGCTGCTGTTCCTGTCGGACTCGGTGCGGGTCTCGGACCAGCAGTTCGCGCACCTGAACGACATGCTGCGCGACGCCTGCTACATCCTGGACCTGGAGAAGGTCCCGCCGATGTACGTCAACCAGGACCCCCAGCCCAACGCGATGTGCATCGGCCTGGACGAGCCGATCATCGTCGTCACCACCGGCCTGGTCGAGCTGCTCGACGAGGAGGAGATGCGGGCGGTCGTCGGCCACGAGGTGGGTCACGCCCTGTCGGGCCACGCGGTGTACCGAACGATCCTGCTGTTCCTGACCAGCCTCGCCGTGCGGGTGGCCTGGATCCCGCTGGGCAACATCGCGATCATGGCGATCGTCACGGCGCTGCGCGAGTGGTTCCGCAAGTCGGAGCTGTCGGCCGACCGGGCGGGGCTGCTGGTCGGGCAGGACGTGCGGGCCTCCATGCGCGGCCTGATGAAGCTGGCGGGCGGCCACCACCTGCACGAGATGAACGTGGACGCGTTCCTGAAGCAGGCCGAGGAGTACGAAGAGGCGGGCGACCTGCGCGACTCGGTGCTGAAGATCCTGAACGTGCTGCCCCGTACGCATCCCTTCGCCACCGTGCGGGCGGCCGAGCTGAAGAAGTGGGCCGAGTCCCGCGACTACCAGCGGATCATGGACGGTCACTACGCGCGGCGCACCGAGGACAAGGACACCTCGGTGAGCGACTCCTTCCGCGAGTCGGCGGCGCACTACGCCGACCATGTGAAGAGCTCCAAGGATCCGCTGATGAAGCTGGTCACCGACATCGCCGGCGGGGCCGGTGACCTGGGCGACCGGGTGCGCCGCGGTTTCAGCGGCTTCACGGGGGCGGCGCCGCCGAAGGACCAGCCGCGGGACCAGCCGCCCACGGACGACCGTTCCCCGAAGGACACCCCTCCGCGAGACGAGGACTGACTCGCGGGGCGGAGACCGGCCGCAGCCTCGGAGGTGCGCGCCGTCGGTCGCGTCACACCTTCGGCTGGGCGCCCGGTGCCAGGGACCCGCACAGCGCCGTCGTGCCGCCCGTCGCGTACGGGTCCGTTCCGGCCGGGCCGCCCGCCTTGGCGGTCTGGCCGGCCAGCAGCGGGTGCAGGCGGCTAGCGGAGTCGTCGGCGCAGGCCAGCGGGCCGGCCTGGACGTAG encodes:
- a CDS encoding M48 family metallopeptidase yields the protein MGDHMSDDRQGRNGHEYDGHEKLPSRQRRRFPGISSRAYEHPADRSALVALRKLSGFDTVFKALSGLLPERSLRLLFLSDSVRVSDQQFAHLNDMLRDACYILDLEKVPPMYVNQDPQPNAMCIGLDEPIIVVTTGLVELLDEEEMRAVVGHEVGHALSGHAVYRTILLFLTSLAVRVAWIPLGNIAIMAIVTALREWFRKSELSADRAGLLVGQDVRASMRGLMKLAGGHHLHEMNVDAFLKQAEEYEEAGDLRDSVLKILNVLPRTHPFATVRAAELKKWAESRDYQRIMDGHYARRTEDKDTSVSDSFRESAAHYADHVKSSKDPLMKLVTDIAGGAGDLGDRVRRGFSGFTGAAPPKDQPRDQPPTDDRSPKDTPPRDED